A window of Ranitomeya variabilis isolate aRanVar5 chromosome 2, aRanVar5.hap1, whole genome shotgun sequence contains these coding sequences:
- the SERTAD4 gene encoding SERTA domain-containing protein 4: MTVVLSMNRFCNPISSEGSSEIAEYRTVWETDHQGKASSSSANLHAQHQEYRICDSAPESHFRGISNPKTASKSAYFKRKYVEEDYHLPLNSCSHKNVSIFEERAHVLYMSLEKLKFIDDPEVFLRRSVLINNLMKRIHGEILLQNNWCFSACALSGASAQEWFVPQDCPYRKRLRIAKDDSSLQTCCFYQECGSHYLNIPFAVNTNGGHLAASCSSSSSLPLPGCSQHMEYSMADAPLYRNSIQGPSCGGVVTNSKPQHKLNLHDESAEEKRGTHSFNCEASNAGGTTRERKGRFYDFLATGCNDKSSISEPWKKSLRKKEVFPGNKLCCSKGNKM, translated from the exons ATGACTGTGGTTCTGTCCATGAACAGATTCTGCAACCCCATTAGCTCAGAAGGTTCCTCAGAGATTGCAGAGTACAGGACTGTGTGGGAGACTGATCACCAGGGCAAGGCCAGCAGCTCCTCCGCCAATCTCCATGCCCAGCACCAGGAGTACAGAATATGTGACTCTGCTCCAG AATCACATTTCAGGGGAATCTCAAATCCAAAAACAGCTTCCAAGAGCGCTTACTTTAAAAGGAAATATGTAGAAGAGGATTATCATCTGCCGCTCAACAGCTGTAGTCATAAA AATGTATCCATCTTTGAAGAGAGGGCCCATGTACTTTACATGTCTTTGGAGAAATTAAAATTCATTGATGACCCCGAAGTGTTCCTCAGAAGATCGGTCCTCATCAACAACTTGATGAAAAGAATCCATGGCGAGATTCTCCTGCAGAACAACTGGTGTTTCTCAGCCTGTGCCCTGAGTGGGGCATCAGCACAGGAATGGTTTGTGCCCCAGGATTGTCCTTATCGGAAACGTCTTCGTATTGCCAAGGATGACAGTAGCCTTCAAACTTGTTGTTTTTACCAGGAATGTGGCAGCCATTACCTAAACATCCCGTTTGCTGTTAACACCAATGGAGGGCATCTTGCAGCATCCTGTTCGTCTAGTAGCTCTTTGCCTTTGCCTGGATGCTCTCAACATATGGAATACAGCATGGCAGATGCTCCTTTGTACAGGAACAGCATCCAAGGGCCTTCCTGCGGGGGGGTTGTTACCAATTCAAAGCCTCAACATAAGTTAAATTTGCACGATGAATCAGCAGAAGAAAAGAGGGGCACGCACAGTTTTAACTGCGAAGCTTCCAATGCGGGTGGTACTACCCGTGAACGCAAAGGCCGTTTTTATGACTTTTTGGCAACTGGTTGCAATGACAAGAGTAGCATAAGTGAACCATGGAAAAAATCTCTTAGGAAGAAAGAGGTTTTTCCAGGTAATAAACTTTGCTGCAGCAAAGGAAATAAGATGTGA